Genomic window (Zymoseptoria tritici IPO323 chromosome 1, whole genome shotgun sequence):
GCCTCGACACCATGACCTCTTCGCATGGAGACAAGCTCACGACTGTGCTCGGCAAGGCTTGGTCACCGACCACAATCGAACGAGACTTCGAGCGCGCCTTGAAGGCAGCTGATGCTGAATTGGAGGAAGCCAAGAAGCAGAGAGACGGCACCAACAGCGAATTGGGGTTCCTCAACTCCAAGCTCATGGAGCGACAAGCAGAATTGGCGAACGCGAAGGAAGACCTCAAATTCGCAGAAAAGATCGTCAAAGAGGCCTGTGGGGAACGACCACAGGAGTATCTGGCGGTGATGAAGCGGTTGGAGGGCGAACGCGACGTGGCCAAATCTGCCACGGAGAATTTCGGTCAGATCGTCGAGTATCTTCAGAGCTGCATTGACGAAGGAGAAAGGGTCAATGCATGCAAGACGTGCTGCCGAGGCTTCAAGAATCGCGCCGAGCTGAGCAGGATGATCGAGCAGGTGCagaggcagcagcagcaacagaaCGGAGAGGACACAAAAGACGAGTTGCAAGACGCCGAGGAAGCATTGGACCTGGCCAAGGGAGCCAATTCTCAATACGAGGAGTGGGAGAGATTGAGCACGAAGGAGATCCCAACAAAGAAGGCCGATCTCGCGAAGCTTGAGCAGGAGCGTGAGAAGCTTGTGTCTCAACTCGAAGGTCTGGACACCATCTTTGCAGAGAAGAGCTCGAACAAGAGCAGCGTGACGAATGTGGAGCGCACTGTGAGGAACATTCAGAAATACGTTTCTGGCATTGCGGAGAAGCAATCTGCGGTTGATGGTCTGGAATCGAAGCTGCAGAGTGTTGGCGCATCTCGAGGCATTGAGGCTGTTCAAACTGATGTCAAGAAGAACAGCGAAGACCAAAAGTCCGTTCGCGCACGCATCGCCGACGCCACCCGGCAACAAAGCAAGGCGACGGCAAACGTGAATGCGCTCCAGCTGGAGATCAGCAACACTCAAGGCAGCCTCAGTAAGGCAGACTACGAGCTCAGAGAGAAGAAGCGACTCGATGCGCAGGAAGAGGAGTACAACAAACTCACGGCTGACCAGCGCGACAGCATCAAGAAGTGCGACGATGAACTGCAAGGCCTGTCAGCAAAGCTTTCCACCGCCCAAGCCAAATACGATGAGATCTCTAGCAGTGGAGCCGATAAGGACCGCGAGCTGCAGGCCAAGTCGAGCAAGATGGGCGCGAGCCTCAACAAGTTGAAGATGGCCGAGTCGGAGATCAAAGCATACCATGATCGTGGCGGTGATGAGCAGCTTCGCCAAGGCAAGCGCGCTGTCGAAGACCTCAAAGCCGAGGAAGCACGCCACGAGGCGGAAAAGACCGAAGTCATTCGCAATATCAAAAAGGCCGAGGAACTGCTTCACAATCACGCCGACACGCGTCGCAGCATCTCCGACAACCAGCGCTATCGCCGCGACCTCCGCCAGCTTAAGAAAGTGGTGGAAGAGATTGCGGAACTGGAAGAGCACAACGCAGAGAAGGATCAAGAAGAGAACAACAGACAAGCGCAGCGATGGTCGATGCGCATGAATGAGATCTCCGCCAAACAGTCCAGCGTCATCGGCCAGCTCAAGTCCCTCAGCGACCAGATTGAAGCCGACATTGAAGAATACAACGTCGACTACAAAGACGCCGCGGGTTCTCTAAAGAAAGCCCACGTCTACGTGGAGACGACCAAGGCCGCCATCGAAGATCTCGGCCGCTACGGCTCCGCACTCGACAAGGCCATCATGAAATACCACTCCCTGAAAATGGAGGAGATCAACCGCATCATCGCGGAACTCTGGCAAAAGACCTACCAGGGCACCGACATCGACACGATCCTCATCCGCTCCGAGCACGAGACCGTCAAGGCCAACAAGACCTACAACTACCGCGTGTGCATGGTCAAGCAAGACGCCGAACTCGACATGCGCGGCCGCTGCTCCGCGGGCCAGAAAGTCCTCGCGTCCATCATCATCCGCATGGCGTTGGCGGAGTGCTTCGGCGTCAACTGCGGCTTGATCGCGCTCGACGAGCCGACGACGAATTTGGATTCTGCGAATATCCGCGCTCTGGCGACGAGTTTGAGTGAGATTATCAAGATGCGGAGACAGCAGAGCAATTTCCAATTGATCATCATCACGCACGACGAGGAGTTTTTGACGCAGATGGGCAGCTCGGATTATACCGATGACTACTTCCGTGTTTTCAGGGACGAGCATCAGTTGAGTCGGATTGAGAAGCAGAGCATTTCGGAGGTGTTGTAGTGGGTGGGCAGAGCAGATTTCAGGCGGAGGAAAAGAGACAGGTCGCAAATGATCGCCTTCATGGGAAAATGCGCAACTGCATTCAGTGGGAAAGCGTTTTCGCACAGCATAGCATAGCAGATCATAGCGTGAGCATATTTGTACGCATCGATAATAACGAAAGACTTCACGGCCGATCATGGACACTCAAACTCTTCGCACTTCATCACAATCGAAGGCGGCGCGTGTCTGCATCTTGTACTCAATGGAAAGAGCGAGACGAGGACTAGGACGACGGAAGCACGTGAAACAGACGCAGTAGAAAGCTGTGAATCTCGTGAATAGCATGCTCATCTTGCGGATCAGATGCTAAGGTAGCTAATTCTGGTATCACAATCATCAAATGCCAGCAGAAAATCTTCCTTGAACTCCTTCCAGCCTCTGTACCAGACCACTTCGTCGCTCCACTGTGACTCAAACCCTTGCATATCGTTGTAAAGCACCGTCCATCGTGTTGAAAGGGACCTCCACGAACGCCATCCTGATCCACCGAACTCCATATTAACGCTCGCCTGCCCTGCTCTGGTATTATTAAAAGGAAGCAAAAATTACAAAACACCTCGTGACTCCATGAACTCCATTCCCGACGTGGCGGACCACAAGCTTGTGATTCACTGGACCACACCGCATCAACGATGTTCTGCGTTCGAATGCTTCATCTTCCTCAAGCCAACCATGAGCAGAGCTGAGTGGCCAGAGGGCTACTCAACAAGGCAATCGAGCCGACTGTGCCGAGAGCAGCTCCCGCCATGACCTTGCCCGCAGCCAAAGCTGCCTTCTGGATGACGCGACGCTTGTTGAGTTTTGCACGCTCAGTCGAGGCGCGCGCAACGACAACGCTACCGGTGCGGTGGACCACAGGGGCTTCGATGGTCTTCTTGGTCGGTGGCTCGGTCGGATGGGCCTCTCCGGCGGTCATCTCTTCAGCCTTGCGCTTGTtcgtgttggaggaggcagTCGGCATCGAGACAGCGGCATTCGCAGTGGTCCGTGGTACGGACATGCCGATATTGTCGACAAGTTCATCGATTGAGATTCTGTTCTTCATGGTCGGAGCCGAAGGCTCAGCTGGCCGCGCTACATGGGAGTCGAAATGTCTCGAGAGGTTGGGGTCATCCGCGAAGTGGAACTGAGGTGCTGGCTGAAATCCACCCATCGAGCGTTGCTCGTAGGGAGGTTGACCGCGCAGGGCGAATGGGTCGAAAAGGCCATCGAACTGAGAGAGGGGCTCGTACAAGCCGGTTGGGCCGATGTCGAAACGACTGCTGTGGTCGAAGTCAGTAGCCAGATTCGTCACACGTCCAAAGTCCGGGTATCCATACGTGTAGTTCTTGGACTTGAAACGCTCAGTGTTGGTCTCCGCTGGAGGCTGCGAGCTGCGGACTGGATCGTAGCGCGGCTTTTGGAGAGTGGCGGCGGCCGGCTGCGACTGAGAGACCACGGGAGCAAAGCTGATGGTCTCGGTGCGATCGACATGCTCATCTTCATCAAAGGAGGTACGGCCGAGCTCTGGAGACAGCTCGCGGTCCTGCTCCTCATTATCGGACTGGTCGTCAGAGCCGCTGTCGGAAAAGCCGTCGTTGAAACCGTCGTTcccctcgtcgtcgaagccatcgtcctcctcatacTCGAAACCGTCAACCTCATCGACATCGTCCAAGGGACGAAGGGCAAAGCATCCCATGTCAGCCAGCTCCTCGTCATCGAGTTCTGCCATTGGTTTCGAATTTGCTTCGGATGCGAGATCATCTTGCTGGTCCTCATCTTCGGAGACAGAATATTCCATCTCTGCACCAACACTCTCCTGGCCCGAGGGAGGCATCACACCAGCACCGTCGCCGGTGACTGCTCCAGGTACGCAGAAGCCGTCATCGCTCTCGCTatcttcatcatcgagaTTGATAACCTTACTTGAGACAGCGCGAGACACGACCTTACTTGGGCTCGCCGAGCCCGTATCGAGATCGATGGGAGCTTGCTGGCTGCCCAACTTCATCTTCAAATCCTCGGGTGTGGTTTGAGCCGAAgtgtcttcctcttcctggTCGCTCACAAAGGACATGCTGTCGCTCTCCAGATCTGAAGCGTCGGAGACGGATGGTACGCGGAAGCCGCGCTGAACTGGAGCTGAAGTCGTGATGATAGGGTTGGTGGGTTGCTGAAGAAGGCTTGGAACACGAGAGAAAACCAGAGAAACTCCTTCGTGGACGTCTGTATTGAATGGAGGGTTAACAGAGTCATAAAAAGTCAAGATACGTGGGCACATACGTTCACCTTGGGTGACGCGCTCGCCTAGTTTGATCACGTCACCAGAGACCAGCGTGAATGGCATGCCTGGTCTGAGACGTTTGCTGTTGACATAGGTACCGTGCATGCTGGAACGATCGGTGATGGTGATTTGACGCTCGCTTGGCAGCCAGGCATTTGTCGCACGCAGCTCGGCGTGTTGGCGGGACACGACGGGACAGTCGAAGAGGGCATTATCCTGCGCTTCCTTCAGGTCCTTGATCTTTGTTCGGGACGCACGACCGATGGTGCGAGGGCTGCCAGAGGAAAGGGTGAGGATCCGCTTGTCGGTGGAGGCGGTCGACTCGAGGCGGACGGTGACGGCTGGTGAGAGGTGGAGGTCAGTGAGAGACTTGAAGGAGGctgtggcggcggcggcagagCGCGGACATGGAGACTCACAGTAGGCGTTGGTGGCCGATGGAACGGCGGACGAGGACGTCATGGTTGCGAGAACCAGTGGTGGCATCTTGTCGTGTGTGCTGAAGTCGatgtcgacggcgatgtcgtcgtggtATCGGAATCGAAGTGCGTGCAGTGGGTGACTGCGAGGTGGAAAGAACGTCAGTGATCGAGTCGTCGAGGTCAGTGACGAGGCTGTCGCAAGTGAGGCGGCCGGCGAGAAGCACTGCAGTGCAACACGACAAAGTGACTCGGTGTGCGGAGATGGAAGAAAGTGAAGTGGTGAAGTGAGGTGTAGGAGGTTGCAAGGAAGGCTACAGCTGAGCTCGGCGTGAGGATGACTACCTTACCTTACTACGATAAGAGGGGCTCCCGTCGAGAGCTTCGAGCCAGGCAGCAGGGGGGATGGTCAAGTGACGAAcaccacttcacttcacttctcTGAGCATTTTCTCCTGAATACTATTTCATGAGATATCACTCACCCGTTTCGCTTTACGGTCACTTCACAGCAGTTGCTGGTCAATAGATAATGAGAGAGTGATTGTGTTCGAAGACTGGAGTTTCAGCCAGACCGAGATGTGCTAGTAGTGAGGAAATCCCGGGCTCGGACTTCTTGTTGCGAGCGTGGTCTTCACGCCTTGTACCGTCCGAAAAGTGGCCCTTCTTGCCTGCCCGAGGACTGACAACAACGTCTTGCAACTTCCTCGACTCATATTCGACGTCGATCACTCGAGCTCTTGTGGAGTCGTGCTCCGATAAGAGGTTCTTATCTGAAACGGCCCGCTCCCTCGCACTAATTCGACGCTAGCTTTTGCCCCGCCAAATTAGAGTTTCGGCTCGCTGAAGTTCGAGATTTTGAGGAATATCAAAGACGACTCATACGGACCACTCTTACATGGCTGGAATGAGAACCTCTCTGCGACACTCAGCCCTCAGCATGATCGACAGCAACCACTCACGATAGCACTTGGCTCTTCTCCCGTACCGCCATAATGGACAACACGGCCTCCACCgacgacttcacctcgaAAGAGCAGGTCATTGACCAAGTTCCGAAGCGCATCAAGTCGCTGCAATTCGGCCTTCTCAGTCCCTCCGATATCATCGCACAGTCCGTCGTGCCAGTCGCAGACCGCAACTTATACGACTTGGCGACACAACCTGGTGCAGGACGAAGCATCACCAAACATGGACCACTCGATCAGCGTCTGGGAACATCGTCGAAGAATGGACTGTGCGGAACATGTGGACAGGGCTTGAAAGAGTGCAATGGACATTTCGGACATGTGAAGTTGGCTTTGCCATGCTTTCACTACGGATACATCAAAAAAGTCATCGATGCATTGAACTGCGTGTGCAAGGAGTGCAGCAGAGTGCTGCTGCCGGAAAAGGACAAGAGAGCCTATCTGAAGAGCCTGAGACGACCCGGACTTGACGGCCTTAGAAAGGAAGTCTTGACGAAGAAAATCTCGGCTGAATGCAGAAAGGTGAAGGTGTGCCCACACTGCTCTGCCTTCAATGGCCCTGTCAGAAAGGTTCCCGGTCATCCGGTGAAGATGTTTCACAACAAGTACGCCATCTACACGAACTCCAATGCGAAGAGCAAGGTCAAGCCGGCGCATATGCAGGCTTTCGAGGCGACATTCGAAGAGGCCATCAAAGCGAATCCGGAGATCGAGCGACACATGAAGCGTGCCGCGGATGATCTCACCCCGTTGAGAGTATTGAACATCTTGAAGAAAGTACCAAACGCGGATGTGGAGCTTCTTGGCATGGATCCGCACAGTGGTGGACGGCCTGAGTACATGATATGGACCAGCATTCCTGCTCCACCTGTGGCGATTCGTCCTTCTGTGGCACAAGAGACCGCCAGCACTGAAGACGACATCACGAACAAGCTAGGCGACATCATTCAAATCAACAGTCTGATGATTGCAACACTTCGTGCCGGACAGCAACTCTCAAAGGTCATGGACATGTGGGAGTTTCTCCAAGTTCAGATCGCAATGTACATCGACGGCAATATTCCTGGACTGGCCCGTGACAGCTCTTATGGCAAGGCAATGCGTGGCTTCTGCCAGCGACTCAAGGGTAAACAAGGTCGATTCCGTGGCAACTTGTCAGGAAAACGTGTCGACTTCTCTGGTCGTACGGTCATTTCTCCCGACCCGAACTTGTCGATCGATGAGGTTGCAGTACCCATGCGCGTTGCTGTCAACATGACATATCCCGAGCGAGTGACAAAACATAACTTTGAGAAACTCAAGGCATGTGTTCGACGTGGTGATAA
Coding sequences:
- a CDS encoding putative RAD50 (Non-transporter ABC protein belonging to the SMC subfamily. This protein has high homology to Rad50. The RAD50 gene of Saccharomyces cerevisiae is required for chromosome synapsis and recombination during meiosis and for repair of DNA damage during vegetative growth. ...); this translates as MSKIEKLSILGVRSFDHRKAMSIEFHAPLTLIVGMNGSGKTTIIECLKYATTGIMPPGSKGAAFIHDPAMAGEKEVMAQIKISFTSTENMKMVCTRNLQLTVTKTKPAGTFKTLDATIVMRKAGERNVISSRVAEIDTMMPRFLGVSRAVLESVIFCHQEESLWPMSSPKDLKEKFDQIFEALKYTKAIDNIKILQKNKKIELVQLKANEEIAKANNDKAIKLQKKLQTLTDQSDAMRDQVKEYGVQQREAQSRASEYFKKAGENELIVGKLQGRRIEKQTKEESVRSLRENIVEMTDSDQQLETMLQQYDERVEAYQDDLSAKKGQYQALEGNIQSARNRRIAKERECGSFEAQKESYDRQVEGRKRMIKETARSHDIRGYDLEINDVQAKAFMDRITKMAREQQEEFEQARLELQDLLQQQQKELNRINERKSALGQSKATARQTITGYERKISSIQSQRNQIDVDEGARAALESRLQEKKGQLAKLQEALASAAWDTKIDGDNSELRRLEDVREKLDAESADASRRGGETAQLDLLKKGIQEDQRSLDTMTSSHGDKLTTVLGKAWSPTTIERDFERALKAADAELEEAKKQRDGTNSELGFLNSKLMERQAELANAKEDLKFAEKIVKEACGERPQEYLAVMKRLEGERDVAKSATENFGQIVEYLQSCIDEGERVNACKTCCRGFKNRAELSRMIEQVQRQQQQQNGEDTKDELQDAEEALDLAKGANSQYEEWERLSTKEIPTKKADLAKLEQEREKLVSQLEGLDTIFAEKSSNKSSVTNVERTVRNIQKYVSGIAEKQSAVDGLESKLQSVGASRGIEAVQTDVKKNSEDQKSVRARIADATRQQSKATANVNALQLEISNTQGSLSKADYELREKKRLDAQEEEYNKLTADQRDSIKKCDDELQGLSAKLSTAQAKYDEISSSGADKDRELQAKSSKMGASLNKLKMAESEIKAYHDRGGDEQLRQGKRAVEDLKAEEARHEAEKTEVIRNIKKAEELLHNHADTRRSISDNQRYRRDLRQLKKVVEEIAELEEHNAEKDQEENNRQAQRWSMRMNEISAKQSSVIGQLKSLSDQIEADIEEYNVDYKDAAGSLKKAHVYVETTKAAIEDLGRYGSALDKAIMKYHSLKMEEINRIIAELWQKTYQGTDIDTILIRSEHETVKANKTYNYRVCMVKQDAELDMRGRCSAGQKVLASIIIRMALAECFGVNCGLIALDEPTTNLDSANIRALATSLSEIIKMRRQQSNFQLIIITHDEEFLTQMGSSDYTDDYFRVFRDEHQLSRIEKQSISEVL